Proteins encoded together in one Salmo trutta chromosome 3, fSalTru1.1, whole genome shotgun sequence window:
- the si:rp71-46j2.7 gene encoding uncharacterized protein si:rp71-46j2.7 isoform X5 — protein MYLWRFSIAMILGLVWYFSDCGQVVAQIVLCLLFWPSTPNIFIKTGRESGTQTYDVAEDNSFQETLKDEHLGCGVTDTTRTKAKTSQETQFPHVKRSLQQVFECVYAQLVLPWYCVPEPCDSQLLHQVLWREFDQVIDQVISRGKDFDVCAASVGCIRILTQHLHCAKQSDREPLFSSRGEEVEVLRVFSEALVRNLFPQSLWGLAISHCALNEIVALKVLDLLVRWLSDPDNLNQLVVSQLDGGTPKSSVEELCESNSDRASPAALESQASEATLEETENAQTGDGKSKKKANKLKEGWSKILDKMKSKKDKRKKMKKKEQVLVVRAKSIQDRPSKESEGSSRECSIQSQQDPDCVRTLHQIEQEDGDLESYLTSVQEEMMEFKLSYEMWRVGHWAVSVPHVSHKSHTTHCGMQLLLSMKMERENEELCFTVHLEERDNPENLHWDVRKTQTDIIHFRNLWQDSANLPSLSVLEASTEGNSEDFREARTSLKLFLQELVSDALMGHTQPVFQFLCPLDKLLSEEEQVGGVWGLLSGLAYFLTPGQEEDDDKHNSLQRGTKSDDSNTTENADPSATEKLDENIGDTRDGSPSEPSSIECCRGKATVPVEKSDCLVNAGKTEDKIEESENPVTSHLKMLNKELSRSDECLAQTKSDNPEDQTDSVCRPRHFSQNGVSQYDLTDSPSWCYLVGKSNKKEKLAFKMSGGIHRSKGKDMGSQSKLEDSQCLKKNQSSWEQMEATKAIFDLLKAISGNSILLNIFDAILKPVMPILKK, from the exons ATGTACCTTTGGCGCTTCTCTATCGCCATGATTCTTGGGCTTGTTTGGTATTTCTCGGACTGCGGACAGGTTGTGGCTCAAATAGTTTTGTGTTTACTGTTTTGGCCATCAACCCCTAATATCTTCATAAAGACCGGACGGGAAAGCGGCACTCAAACATACGATGTGGCTGAAGACAACTCATTTCAG GAAACACTAAAGGATGAACATTTAGGTTGTGGTGTGACTGATACAACAAGGACTAAAGCTAAAACATCACAGGAGACACAGTTTCCCCATGTGAAGAGGTCTCTCCAGCAAG TGTTTGAGTGTGTCTACGCCCAGCTAGTCCTCCCCTGGTACTGCGTCCCTGAGCCCTGTGACAGTCAGCTCCTGCACCAGGTGCTGTGGAGGGAGTTTGACCAAGTCATTGATCAAGTCATCAGCAGAGGCAAAGACTTTGATGTCTGCGCAGCAAGTGTGGGCTGCATTCGCATCCTGACCCAGCACCTCCATTGTGCCAAACAGTCTGATAG agaaCCATTGTTCAGctctagaggagaggaggttgaAGTTCTAAGAGTGTTCTCTGAAGCACTGGTGCGAAATCTTTTCCCTCAGTCTCTATGGGGACTGGCAATCAGCCACTGTGCCTTAAATGAGATTGTTGCCTTAAAAG TGCTGGACCTGCTGGTGCGGTGGCTATCAGACCCTGACAACCTCAACCAGCTGGTGGTGAGTCAGCTGGATGGAGGGACCCCCAAGAGCTCTGTGGAAGAGCTGTGTGAGTCTAACTCTGACAGGGCCTCTCCAGCCGCCCTGGAGAGCCAGGCCAGTGAAGC AACACTGGAAGAAACCGAGAATGCTCAAACCGGTGACGGCAAGTCCAAAAAGAaag CCAACAAATTGAAGGAAGGCTGGTCTAAAATCCTTGACAAGATGAAATCGAAGAAAGATAAAAGGAAGAAGATGAAGAAAAAGGAGCAGGTGCTGGTGGTCAGAGCCAAGTCTATCCAGGATCGTCCATCAAAGGAAAGTGAAGGTAGTAGCCGGGAGTGCTCCATCCAGAGCCAGCAGGACCCCGACTGCGTAAGGACACTGCACCAGATAGAGCAG GAGGATGGTGATCTGGAGAGCTACTTGACCAGCGTACAAGAAGAAATGATGGAATTCAAGCTGTCATATGAGATGTGGCGGGTTGGCCACTGGGCTGTCAGCGTCCCTCATGTGAGTCACAAATCACACACAACTCACTGTGGAATGCAACTACTGCTCAGTATGAAA ATGGAGAGGGAAAACGAGGAGCTGTGTTTTACAGTTCACCTAGAGGAGAGGGACAACCCTGAGAACCTTCACTGGGACGTAAGGAAGACCCAGACGGACATCATCCATTTCCGCAACCTATGGCAG gACTCTGCTAATTTACCCTCCCTGTCCGTGTTAGAGGCAAGCACTGAGGGTAACAGCGAGGATTTTAGAGAAGCCAGAACGTCCCTCAAGCTCTTCTTACAG GAGCTGGTCTCTGATGCTCTGATGGGCCACACTCAGCCAGTGTTTCAGTTTCTGTGTCCTCTGGACAAGCTGCTGAGTGAAGAGGAGCAGGTGGGGGGAGTGTGGGGTCTCCTCAGTGGCCTGGCCTACTTCCTGACTCCAGGGCAAGAGGAAGATGAC GACAAGCACAACTCTCTTCAAAGAGGGACCAAATCAGATGATTCCAACACAACTGAGAATGCAGACCCATCTGCAACTGAGAAGCTGGATGAAAACATTGGCGATACAAGGGATGGTTCTCCTTCAGAACCAAGTTCCATTGAGTGCTGCAGAGGTAAAGCGACAGTACCAGTAGAGAAATCAGACTGTTTGGTTAATGCAGGCAAAACAGAGGACAAAATAGAGGAATCGGAGAACCCTGTAACTTCTCACCTAAAGATGCTCAACAAAGAGCTATCCAGATCAGACGAGTGTCTGGCCCAAACAAAATCAGACAACCCTGAAGACCAGACCGACTCTGTCTGCAGGCCGCGACATTTCAGTCAAAATGGAGTTTCGCAATATGACCTCACTGACAGTCCGTCATGGTGTTATTTAGTTGGAAAGTCAAATAAAAAGGAGAAACTCGCTTTCAAAATGTCAGGAGGGATCCACAGGAGTAAAGGAAAGGACATGGGGAGTCAGTCAAAATTAGAAGACTCGCAGTGCTTGAAAAAGAACCAATCCAGCTGGGAGCAAATGGAAGCAACCAAAGCCATTTTTGATTTGTTGAAAGCAATATCTG gtaattccatcctcctgaacaTATTTGATGCAATTCTGAAACCCGTCATGCCGATATTGAAAAAGTAA